Part of the Lebetimonas natsushimae genome is shown below.
TTTATGGTGAGCTTGGTATTAATTTTTGCTCATTGGAATATGTTTTAAAAAAGAGTGATTATCTTTTTATTGCCCTGCCTCTAACTCCCCAGACTAAAAATTTGATTAATAAAAATAATATAAAGCAATTTAGAGGAAATGTAATAATAAATCCCGCAAGGGCTGAGATTATTCAAAAAGAAGTTTATGAAAATTTTAAAGGAATAATTGCTGCCGATGTATTGCCTGATTGGAATTTGGCAAAAAAAGAAAATATTATTGCAACTCCTCATATGGCTTATTATACAAAAGAGGCTCTTTTTAGAATAATGCAAATAAGTCTTGATAATTTAATTGACTTTTTAAATGGTAAAACACCGAGATTTTGTTTAAAAGAAGAATGTAAAAAGGATTATAAGGAGTGCAAATGAAAAAGACAATCCTTTTTATAGGGGCTATTTTATTTGCATGCAGCAGTGATTGTCTGCAGTGTCACCCGAAACTTAAAAATATGGAAAATAATCCAAAAAACAGATATTATAAAGAACATCATTTTTTAAAAACATGTACTAAATGTCATCCTAATCATCCTGAAAAAGGCATGGACAAATGCGGGGCTGACTGTTTTGACTGTCACAGTAGGGAAAAATTAACCAATACCCCAATACCTGAGCATCAAAAATTAAAGACCTGTACTAAATGTCATAAAGAGAGTGTAAATGATATTTTAAATGAAGATAATAATTTTATTTTTAAAAAATAAATTTAAAAAAACTCTTCAATTTCTTTAATTTCTATTGACATTACTTACTTTTTTTCTTATAATTTCAGTCCACAACAACAAGTTGTGATGACCCGTTAGCTCAGTCGGTAGAGCATCTGCCTTTTAAGCAGAGGGCCGCTGGTTCGAATCCAGCACGGGTCACCATCAAGTCCCCATCGTCTAGAGGTCTAGGACACCGCCCTTTCACGGCGGCGACACGGGTTCGACTCCCGTTGGGGATGCCATTAATATGGTCGCTTAGCTCAGTTGGGAGAGCACCAGCCTTACAAGCTGGGGGTCGCAGGTTCGAGCCCTGCAGCGACCACCATTTAAAAATGGAGCCGTAGTTTAGCTGGTTAGAATGCCGGCCTGTCACGCCGGAGGTCGCGGGTTCGAGTCCCGTCGGCTCCGCCATTTATTAATATAAAATATAAATTTTAAAAAATAAGCGACTGACACTTAAATACAAACCTCTGCTATTAAGTTTTTGCTTTTTTATATTTTACAAATTAAAAATTTTTAAATTTTTATAAGAAGATTGAATTAAGTTATTATAAAATTCATTTTGATATTTAATTTTATATATTTTAATATTGTTTATTTTTGTCAAATATGTTAATTTTTGATTTTTAATCCAATTATTTGTTTTTTCTAATTTTTCTTCTATGTTTACTATTCTTTTATCATAAAATTTTGAATTTTTAAATTCTTTAATGCTAAGAGGCAGATTTTCCCCTTTAATTCCAATTCCGTCACAGGATAAATCTAAAATAACTTCTCCGTACCATGGACTGAAAGGATATATTTTGCATGCCGGAGGTCTATGTTCATAAAGTGAGCATTTATTGTCTTTAAGATAAGGGCAGTTTTTATTTAGTGAAAGCGGAATTACCAGTTTTGGGTTTGGTATAAATATTATAAAAATTGGAAAAAATTTATATACTTTTTTAATATCTTCTAAAATTAAAGGGGCAAACATTTTGTTTTCACAGCATTTGGT
Proteins encoded:
- a CDS encoding YkgJ family cysteine cluster protein; the encoded protein is MYVNIKHLKNLKFNNCQNCTKCCENKMFAPLILEDIKKVYKFFPIFIIFIPNPKLVIPLSLNKNCPYLKDNKCSLYEHRPPACKIYPFSPWYGEVILDLSCDGIGIKGENLPLSIKEFKNSKFYDKRIVNIEEKLEKTNNWIKNQKLTYLTKINNIKIYKIKYQNEFYNNLIQSSYKNLKIFNL